The following is a genomic window from Globicephala melas chromosome 6, mGloMel1.2, whole genome shotgun sequence.
tccatgtatatatgtaccacatcttctttatccattgtgaAGCCATTTAAATAGCCATAACATAAAGATTGACGTTATTTAGATGAAGAATATCTCCCAGTCACTAAATGTAAATGATTGGATCATACTGATTGGCTAAAAAAGTTGTCCCTAAATAAGTATCTTAGAAAGATTgtaataaaaaaatgataaagttattcagtcaataaaaataattcagagtttcATATTCTGTTATTCAAGTTTGAATTTAGGCAATAAATACATTAACTTAAAAGAAAGTCCTCTAGCTCAGGAGCACAGGTTAAAATAAACCTTTAAGCATTGGAGTGACTGCACCAAAGAATACTATATCAGTGATCATAAAACacaaaatagggggcttccctggtggcgcagtggttgagagtccgcctgctgatgagggggacgcgggttcatgccctggtccaggaggatcccacatgccacggagcagctaggcccgtgagccatggccactgagtctgcatgtccggagcctgtgctccacagcaggagaggccacagcagtgagaggcctgcgtaccgcaaaaaaaaaaaaaaaaaaaaaaaccaacacaaaaTAATGGAGTTCTAAGGACTTAAAATTCACTAGGAGTAGGATATTATATCTCATTAAATAATAGATACTGTGGACATTAAAATGTATGCCTATAGAAGatataaatgataattttattaaaatgaaacatttgtgtatgtgtatgctgaaaTCAAATAACAAGCCTTTCAGCTTCCCATAGAATATAGTCGTAAGATAGTGAAAATATAGTTAgtctaaaaagaaaataccaataaATCCAACAAGTTAAAAGCACCACAGGTAATATTTTCTCTACATAGTTTGATAAatctaaaaattgataaaatgagtaaaaaaaaaattctttggacgtgaaaatttaaaaaattatctgtttAAATAATAGtacataaaagaaaaccaaatccaaaactgcatgacatttataaaataataataaatgttacaTGTTAGAAACCTTATGAGATAGCTAAATAGTTAACAGGtaaatttttagtttcatatttatgttaataaattaagcaaaaacaataacaaaaatatactaATGAAAACAGAACTTAAAAGTGAAGTTAAAAGTTAataaactggggacttccctggtggtccagtggtaaagaatctgctttacaatgcaggggacacaggttcaatccctggttggggaactaagatcccacatgccatggggcaactaagcccatgcgctacaactactgaggccatgcacctcaactagagagcctgaatGCCactaactacagagcccatgtgctctggagcccacatgccacaactagagagagaacccgcatgccacaatgaaagatcccacatgctgcaaccaaagatcccgcatgctgcaacgaaatatcccgcatgctgcaacaaaagatcccacatgccacaacgaagatcccgcataccacaactaagcaaaaaaacacaaaaaaacgacgcagccaaaaaaattaataaactggaaAACAAATTATAGAATGGTTcttagaataaaaatcaaatagaTTAAACTTTAGCTAACCCTAACAAggacaaaggaaaggaagaactgAATAAGTTCAAGTGGGGGTATATTAGTAAAGATTTAATGCAATATCAAACTAAATCCCATTCATAATGAAGAGTGATGTGGGAAGGACTTGCTCTTCCAGATATCAAGGCTTTATGTAAATCTCAGGGTAGTTAAGTATTATGGAGCCGAGAGTGGGATAGTTTAATAAATTagtgaaacagaagagaaagctcaagaaaaaaaatgtactttataGACAGCTGGTCTTTGACAGGTGGCACTACCCCACAGAAAAGTGGAGAAAGAATCCCAAGGTAACCTTATGGATCAAAGCAAAAAACTGCATTAAGGTGGCTTAAAAACCTGATTATcaaagcaaaactaaaaatattctaTATGATACGGAAAACATGTTTATGACTCTGTTTAAGGAAGGCATTAATAAGATATGAAAAGCATTAACCAGGGAAAAGATGGAGTAAATGTATTCTTTCCTACTCCATCCACTAAGTAcagttaaatatgtatatttacatatacatatgtgtgcatatgcatacatatgtatgcatatatatagtacatatatatataacagatatAAGATGCTTAAAGTTTTAAGGAAGAATGAAGATGGCATCTTAACAATATAGAGTCTTCCAATTGATAGACAACATATTTATTTAGGATTTATTTAggatttctttgaattcttttatcACTGTTTTTGCAGCATACAGATACcaagttttttggggttttgtttttttagtgctATGGTAAATCGTGTTATTTACCTGGTTTCACATTTTAATTGACCATTGTTTGTATGTGATTGGATTTTGTATATTGGCTTTATATTTTGCTCTTGCAAAACTTATTAGTTCAAGGAGGTTTTTTAAAGATCTTCATGTGATTTTTCTGTGTAGACTTACTCagtatcttcatttttattcttgcCTTTTTACGTTGTTTGAGTAGAAGTGCTAAGAGTAAACACCCTTGTCTTTTTCCAATCTTAGGGTTAAAGTGTTCACTCTCTCACTCTTAAGTATGAGGTTAGCTGCAGGCTTTTTATAGATTCCCTTTATTAGGTTAATGAATGGATTTTGaatattgtgaattttttttgccAGAATTTCTGTGATTTTGTAGTTTTAATTCCATAGATGATTAATATAATGGATTATAttgattggttttttttaaaaacatgccaaCAGTTTGCATTCTTGGGATGAATTCCACTTGAtcctgatttattatttttatatattgctctGTTCTtttggctactttttttttttcaggacttTTGCACTGATGTCATGAGGGGTATATTGGTCACTAGGtttcttttcttgaattattttgtttggttttgctgtgAGGATAGTACAGGCctcataaaatatttaggaaacattccctcatcttgtattttctagAAGAGACTATataaaattggtattatttcttatttaaatgtttggtggtaCTCACTAGTTAAAACAGTCTGATCCTAGAGCTGTTTCTTGGAAGTATATGTTTTTTTGACCACATATTCAGTTTCTTAATTACTGATCTATTTgggttatttcatttttcttgagtgagtttagttgttttgttttatttttcaagacgTTTGTCTATTTCAtgtaagttgtcaaatttataggCATAGAGTTTCTCTTAATCTTTTATTATCTCTTTAATGTCTGTTGTGTCAGTAGTTATATCCCCTTCTGCATTCTTTCTGATGTTGATAAtgtatgtcttttttcttcttttggtttttatcattaaaaaaatgtttaaataaataagctttggtttgattgatttttctctgttgttttccattttattgttttctctaatctttattattttttattttgctttctttagaTTCACCTTCTCTTTGTCTAGTTTCTTAAAGTAGAAGCTTAGGTAATTGTTGGAGGgctttcttttctcatataaaaattttaagctataaatttatttctgagtactactttagctgcatcccacaaatttctatatgtttttgacagttttgttttcatatatataaaatactttaattttcTGTGAGACTTTCTCTTTGACCTATGGGTAATTAGAAGCttattaatttacaaatattttgtatttctccagaTAATTTtgtgttactgatttctagtatGATGATTTCTCTATGGCTTGAGATTATACTTTATGTGACTTCTTTTATATTTGTGAATATTTGTCTTACAgtccagaatatggtctatcttcaTGAATGCTTCATACACATTTGAGAATAATGTGAATTCACCTGTTTTTAACTATGCTGTATTCTTGAGTTTGAGGGTGTAATTTTTACAAGTCCTACTTCATCTTTTCTAGCTGTAATATTGGGCCTACCATATATTCCtgcttcttttcttgtttctgttctttattttccttctctccttcctgtaCCTGCTATGAGTTGCTACCAGTGCCCTAAAACAACAGATTTGTTACTCTTGACTTTGCAGAGTCCATAGAGTCAGTAGGAATATGGTTCCAGGCAGAATTTTGGTGGTGGTTGCTGTTACCATCTCATAGAGTGTCCCATGAATTGAACTTTCTCAGAATTCATgatctttcttgtgagctgttgGTTTGGCTCATAGAGGaaaattttggaagagtgtgCGAATTCTTTATATCTGTAGCAGGACCATAGggaagagtgttcctttttctttttggcttgaGTAGGGTGAATATTGTCAAAAAGTTTTCTGTTCTGTGGGACCACCTTTTTCTCAAATGTTTGACTAAGAAGGAACAGATTTTTCTTGAAGCTCTTATTATCTCCCCCTATTGTTGACTTTGTTTTTTAGGCTCCTCCAGCTCAACAGTACCCCGTATAAGATATAtgggaagcagaaagaaaagccTTGGAATTCTTTGCCATGTCATTTCTAAAGTTCACCTCTGTTCCATTTTGTagcatcttcatttgtttgtatgtttttttttggtCCAGGAAATTTTAATTGTAAGAGGGTGGACCTTGGAAAAATGAGGCTTCTCCATCTCGGCCAGCACTggaaataatatcttttttttttttttaataacatggaTGAGGAGAGATTGAGTGtatgtgtctgtctttctctgtgtgtgaatTATTAATCTTTGGAAATATGACTAGAAACAATAGAtacaataaataacaaaacatatGACCTTAAGCTTCTCTCCATAAGAAATGTAGGGTTCATaagatgttttcaatttttctcattttaggaTGTTACAGAGTTGATGTCCATATTGAGGAGAACCAGGAAAGACAAGAGAAACCTCTGTGGCAAGTAGTATTCACTGATAACAAAATATTGAGTAAAGAAGAGCAGAAAGCTTTAGAGAAACCATTTTATTTCAGTATAACTCCAGATTTTTCAGGAAAAATGCCCTCTAAACGTGACTCATGTAGAATGAATTTGCCGGTTGTTTCTGAATTAATTCTTAGTGATAGGAATTATTCACGAAACAAGACTGACTACATAAATGTATGTGAGAAGTTGCAGCTGGATATTCAGCATGAGAAAACTCATACTGGAGAGCAGTGttacaaatataatgaaaatatgaaagcTCTCAGTTATGTGAAAGATCATCATAAATTTCAAACTCTGGAGCAATCTTTTGAATGTAATGAATATGGAAAAGTTTTACATGATAAGACCATCTGTGTTACAGCTAAGAGTTCAGTAAAAGGAGAGGAATCCTGTGAGGATAATGAATTTAGGGGAAATTGTGATAAAGCAGCTCTTTTTAACCACATGAGAACTGGCACAAGGAAGAAATGCTTTGATCTTAATGAATGTGGTAAATCCTGTGAATACAATGAGGTTCACATGGCTTTGGCACACTATGAATGTAATGAAAGTGGGAATAACTTCAGTGGGAATTCACCCCTCACTCAGCCTCAGAGAACTGTTACAGGACAAGGTGCCTTTGAAAGCAGTAAGTGTGAAGAAAACTTGAGCCAGAGCTCAGGCCGTATAGTACATCAGAAGACACAAACTAGAGATACATTCTGTGTTTATAATGGATTTACAAACACCATCTACCAGAAGTTAGACTTTACAgtacatcagagaattcacaaagaagagaaattctatcaatgtgataaatacGAGAAATCCTCCTATCAGAACTCAGCCCTCAGTGTACATCAGCAGTGTGACACAGGAGAGAAGTCATTTGAACTTACTGAATGCAGGAAATCATTTTACCAGAAAGCACACCTCATTCAGCATCAGAGGACCCACCCAGGggagaaaccttatgaatgtgAGGAATGTGGGAAATCCTTTTGTTCATATTCACATCCTATTCATTATCCTGGAACTCATATGGGAGTCAATCTgtatgaatgtaatgaatgtgggaaaacttTCGCTGATAATTCAACCCTCAGAgcacatcagagaattcacacagaGGAGAAACCCTTCAAATGTAATGACTGTGAGAGGTCTTTTGCCCATAATTCAGCCCGCAGAgcacatcagagaattcacacaggTGAGAAACCGTATGAGTGTAATGACTGTGAGAAAACTTTTGCCCATAATTCCACCCTCAGAGCACATCAGAAAATTCACACTGGGGTGAAACTCTacaaatgtaatgaatgtgggaaaacttTTTCCCAGAAGACACGTCTTAGTACACATCAGAGGATTCACACAGGTGAGAAACCCTATGGatgtagtgaatgtgggaaaaccttcTCCCAGAAATCATACCTCAGTGGACATGAGAGAATTCACAAAGGGGAAAAACcttatgaatgtaatgaatgtgggaaaacttTTGTCTATAAGGCAGCCCTCATTGTCCATCAAAGAAttcacacaggagaaaaaccctatgaatgtaatgaatgtgggaaaacttTCTCCCAGAGGACACACCTCTATGCACATCAGAGAACTCACACAGGggagaaaccttatgaatgtaaggaatgtgggaaaactTTTGCAGATAATTCAGCCCTCAGGgcacatcagagaattcacaaaggggagaaaccctatgaatgtagtgaatgtgggaaaacttTCTCCAAGACATCACACCTCAGAGCACATCTGAGGACTCGCacaggggagaaaccctatgaatgtaatgaatgtgggaaaacttTCTCCCAGAAGTCGTATGTTAGTgcacatcagagaattcacacagggGAGAAACCTTACGAATGTAACATATGTGGGAAACCTTTTGCCCATAATTCAACCCTCAGAgtacatcagagaattcacacaggTGTAAAATCCTacaaatgtaatgaatgtgggaaaacttTCTCTCAGAAGTCACACCTTAGTgcacatcagagaattcacacaggagagaaaccctatgagtgtaatgaatgtgggaaagcttttGCCCAAAATTCAACTCTTGGAGTACACCTGAGAATTCACACAGGTGAGAGACCCTACAAATGTTATGAATGTGGAAAAACCTTTGTCCGTAAGGCAGCTCTTAGAGTACATCACACCAGAATGCACTCCAGAGAGAAAACCCTTGCATGTAATGAATTTGGGATGTGCTAAGGGAAGTTACACCTTATTAGTTAACACAGTAGAAAAGCTCAAGTCACATAGACTggcaaattattttccttaactgtttccttttccaCTGAGCACATAGCTTGTCTTAGTTTCCCAATTTTTCCTTCGTCTGGGTGGGGCTGGTCATGGAGTATGATGCTATTACATTTAAGTAATAAATGGCCTTAATAAGTCACCTTACATTCTTCCTATCCTGTGTTATACTGGAATTGAGAGATTTCCATGGCAGACTTGGGTGCTGTGTATTAAATATGGCAGAGCACAAGGTGAAAGAAGCTAGAGTCAATAACTGAGTGAAACAATTCTCCACTGACAGATCTTCACCaattgttttttggggtttttttgttgtttttttaagccaGAATTAAGTTTTTATTCTGTTGAGCTCTTAAAGATTTTGGCCTGTTGGTTAAATGCATATAGCTTAGCCGACTGTCTGTTGAGTTGGATGAAACCAATGAATATAATAAATGTCAGAAGACCTTTAAGAATTTAACCTATAGGTTTGTATCAGAGATTTTTCATGGGGAAGAAAACTTCTGTCAATATCCTAAATGATCAGAAGGCttcaataaaaatcagaaatctcAGGGAAAAACACAAAAGTCTTTTCTGCAGAGTAAACTTCTTTAAACATCAAATAGTTAAGATTAGACTAAAATCTTATATTTtgataaatgacatttttaaacaattactGAGTTTGCTTCAGATAAATTTTTTCTGAGGGAATGTATGAGTTtcagaattgaaaataaaattctcaaaacTGATGTACCAAAATTTGTGTTTTATATGTAATATCAAGTTTTATAGAAActatataagaatatattttcctgtacACAAACTCATTATGTAATGTGAAGTTTTTGAGATGGAGGGATAACTTGAATTCTGTGGAAAAcaccaataaatatttgactAGTCTCCGAGCTATGTGGTACATCTGTATGAGTCTGTGTAACAGAGGATTCATTATTGCTGGTGAGTTCTAGTAGAAGGCAGTAGCCAAACCTGCTCTGGactgttcctttcctttttttgagTGACAGTCTATGTCCTTCTGTTGGCTTTGCTCTAAAAGCTTGATGCCGTATATATGTATCTAATATAGCTTGCCTGCTATGTCTGAATATTAGTCTGGCCTTGTTTTTCTGGGACATCCATCAGATTTCTCAAGCATTCCTGTGTGTttagggggaggggtgggtgttGATTCTTAAAGGTTTGGGGGCCTACATTTTATGCCACTCTTGTGGTTCATTTTGTAATTATAAAGCAAGTCCTCTTATATGCATGTAGCCTGAGCATCCTGTCTAGGGTCTTTTTCCAATCTCAAGATGCTTGCTCACACTGCAGCATTGCAAACCATTGATATTTTTGGAATTGGAATGAAAATAGGGACTACTTCCATGTCATATGCACTGCACTGGTATTGAAAAGCAGACTTACTTTTGGGGAAACAATATATGTACTATAGTCTtggccaagaaaatatttgatcaaTCTGCTGTCATTTCAAGCTGCATGGTTTGGTCAGcacagaaaagaaagtaaatgaaatcCTGATTTTAAAACCTGAACCACTAAGAATTTCTACCATGGGCATGTTGCTTTCTGTAAATATTATCTGGTAGATTGAGCATGAGGACAATAAGTTTATTCCCTGAattttctattccatatatgTTAATACTTTGTGAGGGAAAATGATGGTATATCTTTAGCATTAATTGGATAATAGACATTTCTTTGACACTGCGTTGCTATCACTTAACTTAGTGGCATCATTGTCAAAGAAAAGATCCAGGATCAAGAGTCCACCATTCGATGAGTGCTGTATCATACCACCAGGGCTAGCACACAAGAGATTGGATCAGCACTTGTGGTGGCAGGAGCGATCTAGCCACTAAGAGAATATGTTTGCCCCTCCTCAGTCTCTGACACCTTGATGCAACTTTAGCTTATTTCACAATgccaaaaagggaaataatagtCAAAAAGCATATCTTTCTACATGGTTGAGTTTTACAGAAAATTatagacaaaaaaattaacctggagcatttttaaagaaatttaaaattaacttcaaatagttctaaatataaagaaaagttacAGGGATAGTTCCTATATACTGCTCACCCAATtcccattattaacattttatattactCTGGTACATTTGTCATAACCCAGtaacattgatacattattaactaaacactaatttttcagatttcactGGTTTTTCCCCTAATGTGTTTGTATTCCAAGATCCCATTCAGGATGCCACAttacatttaattgtcatgtctctttagcttCCACCGGTTTATGACAGTTTCTTAGACCTTCCATGTTTTTGttaccttgacagttttgaggagtacttgTCAAGTATTTTGTAGGATATCCCTCAGTTTTGGCTTTCTCATAGCTCTATATTTGCATTGCTGTTACAAGTTTTTTGTTGGAAGACCACAGAGATAAAATGTCATTCTCATCATATTAAAAGTATATGCTGTCAACATGAATGATCGCTGAAAAGGCTAATCCTGATCACCTGGTTGAGGTGTCCCTAAACTTAAAAGCATCTGTAGCAAGCATCATACATGCTACTtggtaaaaatgtcttttatgaaTTATTAGTCTGtcaattgtatataaaataagatcagaatcctttttatatgtttttgattTTCATGTTAGGAACAATATAAATGCAGATTGGTTAAAAGTGATAACACCCAGAATAACACTCAGAAAAAGAGCCTCAAGCTGATTCAGTTCACAGTCCACATTTTTGGTTTTTAGTGTTTATTGAAGTATGAATGAATCATTGCCCTTTTCTTTGCTCCTCAGGACTTCGGGATTTTATTTGTCTTAATATCTCATCATGAGAGTGATGCCACACTCTTCTTACCTCTTAATTACAGGAGTTAAGACTGAGTAACGAATGGACTGAAAGAAAGTTTGTCTGCATTTCATGAACCAGTTAACCCAGAGGTTATTTATATTAACCCAGATAATGTCGGGAGATACAAAGAATGACCAGCCATGGTAACTAAGAAATCTACGATGATAGAAGAAATAAGTCAGGATTGAGAGCAAGATGGGATATCAAAAACCAACTGCTGGTATACAGTTTCCGAAAAGCACTGATAAATTTTGTGGTACTAGTAAGATTTAAAAGGAATGGCCATGTTATAATTAGAAAGTTAAGTTTAGACATGTAGGCTATAGGTGGATGACATAATGAGATAGATGTAGGAGCAGATGGTGACTCCCAGATAGTTGCTTAATAGTAAACTATGGAAAGATTATAGAGAAGCAAGAGTTACTAATGAAGCAAGAACATGTGGCCATATG
Proteins encoded in this region:
- the ZNF658 gene encoding zinc finger protein 658 isoform X1 yields the protein MNTAQGSVSFEDVTVEFTQDEWQYVGPALRTLYKDVMLENYSHLVSLVVTFAGYCIIKPQVIFKLEHGEEPWPSEEEFLNQKYPGCYRVDVHIEENQERQEKPLWQVVFTDNKILSKEEQKALEKPFYFSITPDFSGKMPSKRDSCRMNLPVVSELILSDRNYSRNKTDYINVCEKLQLDIQHEKTHTGEQCYKYNENMKALSYVKDHHKFQTLEQSFECNEYGKVLHDKTICVTAKSSVKGEESCEDNEFRGNCDKAALFNHMRTGTRKKCFDLNECGKSCEYNEVHMALAHYECNESGNNFSGNSPLTQPQRTVTGQGAFESSKCEENLSQSSGRIVHQKTQTRDTFCVYNGFTNTIYQKLDFTVHQRIHKEEKFYQCDKYEKSSYQNSALSVHQQCDTGEKSFELTECRKSFYQKAHLIQHQRTHPGEKPYECEECGKSFCSYSHPIHYPGTHMGVNLYECNECGKTFADNSTLRAHQRIHTEEKPFKCNDCERSFAHNSARRAHQRIHTGEKPYECNDCEKTFAHNSTLRAHQKIHTGVKLYKCNECGKTFSQKTRLSTHQRIHTGEKPYGCSECGKTFSQKSYLSGHERIHKGEKPYECNECGKTFVYKAALIVHQRIHTGEKPYECNECGKTFSQRTHLYAHQRTHTGEKPYECKECGKTFADNSALRAHQRIHKGEKPYECSECGKTFSKTSHLRAHLRTRTGEKPYECNECGKTFSQKSYVSAHQRIHTGEKPYECNICGKPFAHNSTLRVHQRIHTGVKSYKCNECGKTFSQKSHLSAHQRIHTGEKPYECNECGKAFAQNSTLGVHLRIHTGERPYKCYECGKTFVRKAALRVHHTRMHSREKTLACNEFGMC
- the ZNF658 gene encoding zinc finger protein 658 isoform X2 codes for the protein MNTAQGSVSFEDVTVEFTQDEWQYVGPALRTLYKDVMLENYSHLVSLGYCIIKPQVIFKLEHGEEPWPSEEEFLNQKYPGCYRVDVHIEENQERQEKPLWQVVFTDNKILSKEEQKALEKPFYFSITPDFSGKMPSKRDSCRMNLPVVSELILSDRNYSRNKTDYINVCEKLQLDIQHEKTHTGEQCYKYNENMKALSYVKDHHKFQTLEQSFECNEYGKVLHDKTICVTAKSSVKGEESCEDNEFRGNCDKAALFNHMRTGTRKKCFDLNECGKSCEYNEVHMALAHYECNESGNNFSGNSPLTQPQRTVTGQGAFESSKCEENLSQSSGRIVHQKTQTRDTFCVYNGFTNTIYQKLDFTVHQRIHKEEKFYQCDKYEKSSYQNSALSVHQQCDTGEKSFELTECRKSFYQKAHLIQHQRTHPGEKPYECEECGKSFCSYSHPIHYPGTHMGVNLYECNECGKTFADNSTLRAHQRIHTEEKPFKCNDCERSFAHNSARRAHQRIHTGEKPYECNDCEKTFAHNSTLRAHQKIHTGVKLYKCNECGKTFSQKTRLSTHQRIHTGEKPYGCSECGKTFSQKSYLSGHERIHKGEKPYECNECGKTFVYKAALIVHQRIHTGEKPYECNECGKTFSQRTHLYAHQRTHTGEKPYECKECGKTFADNSALRAHQRIHKGEKPYECSECGKTFSKTSHLRAHLRTRTGEKPYECNECGKTFSQKSYVSAHQRIHTGEKPYECNICGKPFAHNSTLRVHQRIHTGVKSYKCNECGKTFSQKSHLSAHQRIHTGEKPYECNECGKAFAQNSTLGVHLRIHTGERPYKCYECGKTFVRKAALRVHHTRMHSREKTLACNEFGMC